In Bosea vestrisii, the following are encoded in one genomic region:
- the paaB gene encoding 1,2-phenylacetyl-CoA epoxidase subunit PaaB — protein MSSEWPLWEVFIRGQHGLNHRHVGSLHAPDAEMAIHNARDVYTRRNEGVSIWVVRSSDIVASAPSEKGPLFDPANAKVYRHPTFFDVPDEVGHM, from the coding sequence ATGTCGAGCGAATGGCCCCTCTGGGAGGTCTTCATCCGCGGTCAGCACGGCCTCAACCACCGGCATGTCGGCAGCCTGCACGCGCCGGACGCCGAGATGGCGATCCATAATGCGCGCGACGTCTACACGCGCCGCAATGAAGGCGTGAGCATCTGGGTGGTGCGCTCCTCGGACATCGTCGCCAGCGCGCCCTCCGAGAAGGGGCCCCTGTTCGATCCCGCCAATGCCAAGGTGTACCGGCACCCGACCTTCTTCGACGTGCCCGACGAAGTGGGACATATGTGA
- the paaD gene encoding 1,2-phenylacetyl-CoA epoxidase subunit PaaD, producing MDAVILSRPAISEIWSWLGEIPDPEIPVISLVDLGIIRDVAWMGDVLEVTVTPTYSGCPATGVINFEIDRGLRERGIEKISLKRQLSPAWTTAWISAEGRVKLHDYGIAPPIEGTAACAGALVPLLVSCPRCGSQRTERISQFGSTPCKAHFRCTDCLEPFDYFKSI from the coding sequence ATGGACGCCGTCATCCTCTCGCGCCCGGCCATCTCCGAAATCTGGTCCTGGCTGGGCGAGATTCCGGACCCCGAGATCCCGGTGATCTCGCTGGTCGATCTCGGCATCATCCGCGACGTCGCCTGGATGGGCGATGTGCTGGAGGTGACGGTCACGCCGACCTATTCCGGCTGCCCGGCGACCGGCGTCATCAATTTCGAGATCGATCGCGGCCTGCGCGAGCGCGGCATCGAGAAGATTTCGCTCAAGCGGCAATTATCACCGGCCTGGACCACCGCCTGGATCAGTGCCGAAGGCCGCGTCAAGCTGCACGACTACGGCATCGCGCCGCCGATCGAGGGCACGGCCGCCTGCGCGGGTGCGCTGGTCCCGCTGCTTGTGTCCTGCCCGCGCTGCGGCTCGCAGCGGACCGAGCGCATCAGCCAGTTCGGCTCGACGCCCTGCAAGGCACATTTCCGCTGCACCGACTGCCTCGAACCCTTCGATTACTTCAAGAGCATCTGA
- a CDS encoding ABC transporter ATP-binding protein, which produces MTAAFRPPRRHPSAEIDDVVVVDSVGRHFGGRKGMLSRVAAPVVRAVDGVSFSVPHGTCFAIVGESGSGKSSLARLIVGLLRPTAGEVIVDGTRLSTLDKPGLRALRRKAQLVLQDPRASLDPRMTVFDTLAEALTVHDLHRERVARSERMDAVIAMVGLNTAHLARYPHELSGGQRQRVAIARAIICEPDILVLDEPVSALDVSVQAQIINLLVELQARLALTYIVITHDLALVAHMADAVGVMYLGRFVEQGDVEEVCGAPRHPYTRSLMAIAAAATPSGRGQSLALLEGSIPSPLAIPSGCSFHTRCPLARQRAAEGTPSIATPDGLLPRRCVQETPALHPAPGGRSAASCHFADQRPHVQDS; this is translated from the coding sequence ATGACCGCAGCTTTCCGCCCGCCGCGGCGCCATCCGTCCGCCGAGATCGACGACGTGGTCGTTGTCGACAGTGTCGGCCGGCATTTTGGCGGCCGGAAGGGAATGCTGAGCCGTGTGGCGGCGCCGGTCGTGCGTGCTGTCGACGGCGTGTCCTTCAGCGTCCCGCATGGAACTTGTTTCGCTATCGTGGGCGAATCGGGTTCTGGCAAGAGCTCGCTCGCTCGGTTGATCGTCGGCTTGCTGAGGCCGACGGCCGGTGAGGTCATCGTAGACGGCACGCGCCTCTCGACCCTCGATAAACCGGGCCTGCGCGCGCTTCGACGCAAGGCTCAGCTGGTGCTGCAGGATCCACGCGCCTCGCTCGATCCCCGGATGACCGTGTTCGACACGCTTGCGGAGGCGTTGACCGTGCATGACCTGCACCGCGAGCGTGTCGCCCGGTCCGAACGCATGGACGCCGTTATAGCGATGGTGGGGCTGAACACAGCCCATCTCGCCCGCTATCCGCATGAACTTTCCGGCGGCCAGCGTCAGCGCGTCGCTATCGCCCGCGCCATCATCTGCGAGCCGGACATCCTCGTCCTGGATGAACCGGTGAGCGCTCTCGACGTCTCGGTCCAGGCGCAGATCATCAATTTGCTGGTAGAGCTCCAGGCGCGGCTCGCCCTGACCTACATCGTCATCACGCACGACCTCGCTTTGGTTGCCCACATGGCCGATGCGGTCGGGGTCATGTATCTCGGCCGCTTCGTCGAACAGGGCGATGTCGAGGAGGTCTGCGGCGCGCCGCGTCATCCTTACACCCGCAGCCTCATGGCAATCGCCGCGGCCGCGACGCCGTCGGGGCGAGGGCAATCGCTCGCCCTGTTGGAAGGCTCAATCCCGAGTCCGCTTGCCATCCCGAGCGGGTGCAGCTTCCACACACGCTGCCCTCTAGCCAGGCAGCGCGCCGCCGAGGGAACACCGAGCATCGCTACCCCGGACGGGCTCCTGCCACGCCGCTGCGTCCAAGAAACCCCTGCTCTCCACCCTGCGCCCGGGGGCCGCAGTGCCGCGAGCTGCCATTTCGCGGATCAACGCCCTCATGTCCAAGATAGCTGA
- the paaE gene encoding 1,2-phenylacetyl-CoA epoxidase subunit PaaE — MARFFPLEVADIRRETRDAVVVTLAPRVEDRAAFDFTQGQYLTFRRSFEGEELRRSYSICAGRDEGVLKVGIKRVDGGAFSTWANEELKPGDVVEAMSPMGAFHVPLKPGEKRHYLAFAGGSGITPVLSLIKTTLAREPKSRFTLVYGNRSIHSIMFREELEDIKNVHLGRFNVVHVLESEAQDVELFSGRIDAEKCTRLFKGWINIAAIDMAFICGPEPMMLAIAAALREHGLRDDQIKFELFASAPRRARHVVKTAADNGKAATCTATITLDGMTRVIEMAKTGQTILEAALGASLDAPYACKAGVCSTCRAMVVEGEVEMATNHALEDYEVRQGYVLTCQCYPLSDRVVVTYDQ; from the coding sequence ATGGCACGCTTCTTTCCGCTGGAGGTCGCCGATATCCGCCGCGAGACGCGCGACGCGGTCGTCGTCACGCTCGCACCGCGGGTCGAGGACCGCGCCGCCTTCGACTTCACGCAAGGCCAGTACCTGACCTTCCGCCGCAGCTTCGAGGGCGAAGAATTGCGCCGCTCCTATTCGATCTGCGCTGGCAGGGACGAAGGCGTGCTCAAGGTCGGCATCAAGCGCGTCGACGGCGGCGCCTTCTCGACCTGGGCGAACGAGGAGCTGAAACCCGGCGACGTGGTCGAGGCGATGTCGCCGATGGGGGCCTTCCATGTGCCACTGAAGCCGGGCGAAAAGCGGCACTATCTCGCCTTCGCCGGCGGCAGCGGCATCACGCCGGTACTCTCGCTGATCAAGACGACGCTGGCGCGCGAGCCGAAATCGCGCTTCACGCTGGTCTACGGCAACCGTTCAATCCATTCGATCATGTTTCGCGAAGAGCTGGAGGACATCAAGAACGTCCATCTCGGCCGCTTCAACGTGGTCCATGTGCTGGAGAGCGAGGCGCAGGACGTCGAGCTCTTCTCCGGACGCATCGACGCCGAGAAATGCACCAGGCTGTTCAAGGGCTGGATCAATATCGCGGCCATCGACATGGCCTTCATCTGCGGGCCCGAGCCGATGATGCTAGCGATCGCGGCGGCACTGCGCGAGCACGGCCTGCGCGACGACCAGATCAAGTTCGAGCTGTTCGCCTCCGCGCCGCGCCGCGCCAGGCACGTCGTCAAGACCGCTGCTGACAACGGCAAGGCCGCGACCTGCACCGCGACGATCACGCTCGACGGCATGACGCGGGTGATCGAGATGGCCAAGACCGGGCAGACCATCCTGGAGGCCGCGCTCGGCGCCAGCCTCGATGCACCCTATGCCTGCAAGGCGGGTGTCTGCTCGACCTGTCGCGCCATGGTCGTCGAAGGCGAGGTCGAGATGGCGACCAATCACGCCCTCGAGGATTACGAGGTCCGCCAAGGCTATGTGCTGACCTGCCAGTGCTACCCGCTCTCGGACCGCGTGGTGGTGACCTATGACCAGTGA
- the paaA gene encoding 1,2-phenylacetyl-CoA epoxidase subunit PaaA yields the protein MYAQMVKTEAKRVRSLDEMEPQERAFQERIDAGQKIEPKEWMPEDYRKTLIRQISQHAHSEIVGQLPEGNWITRAPTLERKAILLAKVQDEAGHGLYLYCAAETLGISRDQMYEQLHSGKAKYSSIFNYPTLSWADIGAIGWLVDGAAIMNQVPLQRCSYGPYARAMVRICKEESFHQRQGFDIMSVLCKGTPEQKAMAQDALDRWWWPSLMMFGPSDDASVHSAQSMAWNIKQDSNDELRQKFVDQTVPQAKFLGLTVPDPALAWNEAKGGHDFGEPDWNEFFAVIAGEGPCNRERLEARRKAWDDGAWFRDGLTAHANKQAARRQAARIAAE from the coding sequence ATGTATGCCCAGATGGTCAAGACCGAGGCGAAGCGGGTTCGCAGCCTCGACGAGATGGAGCCGCAGGAGCGCGCCTTCCAGGAGCGCATCGACGCCGGCCAGAAGATCGAGCCGAAGGAGTGGATGCCGGAGGACTACCGCAAGACGCTAATCCGGCAGATCAGCCAGCACGCCCATTCCGAGATCGTCGGCCAGCTGCCGGAGGGCAACTGGATCACACGTGCGCCGACTTTGGAGCGCAAGGCGATCCTGCTCGCCAAGGTGCAGGACGAAGCCGGCCATGGCCTCTATCTTTACTGCGCGGCGGAGACGCTCGGCATCAGCCGTGACCAGATGTACGAGCAGCTCCATTCCGGCAAGGCGAAGTACTCCTCGATCTTCAACTATCCGACGCTGAGCTGGGCCGATATCGGCGCGATCGGCTGGCTGGTCGATGGTGCGGCGATCATGAACCAGGTGCCGCTGCAGCGCTGCTCCTATGGACCCTATGCCCGCGCCATGGTGCGCATCTGCAAGGAAGAGAGTTTCCACCAGCGCCAGGGCTTCGACATCATGAGCGTGCTCTGCAAGGGCACGCCGGAGCAGAAGGCGATGGCGCAGGACGCACTCGACCGCTGGTGGTGGCCGTCGCTGATGATGTTCGGCCCCTCCGACGACGCCTCGGTGCATTCGGCGCAGTCGATGGCCTGGAACATCAAGCAGGATTCCAATGACGAGCTGCGCCAGAAGTTCGTCGACCAGACCGTGCCGCAGGCGAAATTCCTCGGCCTCACCGTTCCCGATCCGGCGCTCGCCTGGAACGAGGCGAAGGGTGGCCATGACTTTGGCGAGCCGGACTGGAACGAGTTCTTCGCGGTGATCGCCGGCGAGGGCCCGTGCAATCGCGAGCGGCTCGAGGCGCGGCGCAAGGCCTGGGATGACGGCGCCTGGTTCCGCGATGGGCTCACCGCCCATGCGAACAAACAGGCGGCGCGGCGTCAGGCCGCCCGTATCGCCGCCGAATAG
- a CDS encoding transporter: MSIGVVASHYQQVSGDGGSGASLGPYKGRVTAVGGTIGYSFNVAGTPVSARLKILREVSVENRPQGTIGLISIGFPLGHVPSTAGPAEPKVTKH, from the coding sequence CTGTCGATCGGCGTCGTCGCCTCGCACTACCAACAGGTCAGCGGCGACGGCGGCAGCGGCGCCTCGCTCGGCCCCTATAAGGGCCGGGTCACCGCGGTCGGCGGCACCATCGGCTACAGCTTCAACGTCGCCGGAACCCCGGTCTCGGCCCGCCTGAAGATCTTGCGCGAGGTCAGCGTCGAGAATCGGCCGCAAGGCACGATCGGCCTGATCAGCATCGGCTTCCCACTCGGGCACGTGCCTTCAACCGCAGGGCCGGCCGAACCGAAGGTGACCAAGCACTGA
- a CDS encoding Phenylacetic acid catabolic protein, producing the protein MTSDTTDSADSMPLEAYLAQGGKLTTPENAPPRYRGELLRLMATFVDSELAGAAGFADIINQGPGIKERIAASRIVLEKLDHAERVLAVMGEFGADISRYANHHPWADRVARDSDLGAARHGSDMRLAVLHYPLQGWLDAVVMNVLMGQAVTIQIEEFAGLSYQPLGEIFRAILPRERRHTELGEEGLRKLLEDAGNRLLVVAALAYWRPRVAASFGSGSSAHFATQKKFGLRHTGNAELAAAWERQVDELLRAIGMA; encoded by the coding sequence ATGACCAGTGACACCACCGACAGCGCGGACTCCATGCCGCTCGAGGCCTATCTCGCGCAGGGCGGCAAGCTGACCACGCCCGAGAACGCGCCGCCGCGCTATCGCGGCGAACTGCTCAGGCTGATGGCGACCTTCGTCGACAGCGAGCTCGCCGGAGCCGCGGGCTTTGCCGACATCATCAACCAGGGGCCGGGCATCAAGGAGCGCATCGCCGCCTCCCGCATCGTGCTGGAGAAGCTCGACCATGCCGAGCGCGTGCTCGCTGTGATGGGCGAGTTCGGCGCCGACATCTCGCGCTATGCCAACCATCATCCCTGGGCCGACCGCGTGGCGCGCGACAGCGATCTCGGCGCCGCCCGGCACGGTTCCGACATGCGGCTCGCCGTGCTGCATTACCCGCTGCAGGGCTGGCTCGACGCGGTCGTAATGAACGTGCTGATGGGCCAGGCCGTCACGATCCAGATCGAGGAGTTCGCCGGGCTTTCCTACCAGCCGCTCGGCGAGATCTTTCGCGCCATCCTGCCGCGCGAGCGCCGGCATACCGAGCTCGGCGAGGAAGGCTTGCGCAAGCTGCTGGAGGACGCCGGCAACCGGCTATTGGTCGTCGCGGCGCTCGCCTATTGGCGCCCGCGCGTCGCCGCCAGCTTCGGCAGCGGCAGCTCGGCGCATTTCGCGACGCAGAAGAAGTTCGGCTTGCGCCACACCGGCAATGCCGAGCTCGCCGCCGCCTGGGAGCGGCAGGTGGACGAACTGCTGCGCGCCATCGGCATGGCCTGA
- the pcaF gene encoding 3-oxoadipyl-CoA thiolase: MADAFICDAVRTPVGRYGGALAGIRADDLAAVPLTALMQRNPSVDWATIDDVILGCANQAGEDNRNVARMAVLLSGLPVDVPGSTVNRLCGSGLDALGLAARSIRAGDCELMIAGGVESMSRAPFVMPKAEAAFSRSNAIYDTTIGWRFVNPKLKKAHGIDSMPETADNVAADFGVSRADQDAFALRSQQRWAAAQAAGRFADEMAPVSVPQKKGDPVIVDRDEHPRPDVTLEQLARLKGVNGPDLSVTAGNASGVNDGAAALIVASEAAAKANGLTPRARVVAMAAAGVAPRIMGIGPVPAVRKVLQRAGLELGQMDVIELNEAFAAQGLAVLRELGLPDDAPQVNPNGGAIALGHPLGASGARLATTAMWQLQRTGGRFALCTMCVGVGQGIAVILERV; this comes from the coding sequence TTGGCGGACGCTTTCATTTGCGATGCGGTTCGCACGCCCGTCGGTCGTTATGGCGGGGCGCTCGCGGGTATCCGTGCCGATGACCTGGCCGCCGTCCCGCTCACGGCGCTGATGCAGCGCAATCCTTCCGTCGACTGGGCAACCATCGACGATGTCATTCTCGGTTGCGCCAACCAGGCCGGCGAAGATAATCGCAATGTCGCGCGCATGGCCGTGCTCTTGTCCGGCCTGCCGGTCGATGTGCCCGGCTCCACAGTCAACCGGCTCTGCGGCTCCGGGCTCGATGCGCTTGGCCTGGCTGCCCGCTCGATCCGCGCCGGCGACTGCGAGCTGATGATCGCCGGCGGCGTCGAGAGCATGTCGCGCGCGCCTTTCGTGATGCCGAAGGCGGAGGCCGCCTTCTCCCGCTCGAACGCGATCTACGACACGACGATCGGCTGGCGCTTCGTCAACCCGAAGCTGAAGAAGGCGCATGGCATCGATTCCATGCCCGAGACGGCCGACAATGTCGCAGCCGATTTCGGCGTCTCGCGCGCCGACCAGGATGCGTTCGCGCTGCGCAGCCAGCAGCGCTGGGCTGCAGCGCAGGCCGCCGGCCGCTTCGCCGATGAGATGGCGCCGGTCTCCGTGCCGCAGAAGAAGGGCGATCCCGTCATCGTCGACCGCGACGAGCACCCGCGCCCTGATGTTACGCTCGAGCAGCTGGCCAGGCTCAAGGGCGTCAACGGACCCGACCTCAGCGTGACCGCCGGCAACGCCTCCGGCGTCAATGATGGTGCTGCAGCGCTGATCGTGGCGAGCGAGGCTGCCGCAAAGGCGAACGGCCTGACGCCGCGCGCCCGCGTCGTCGCCATGGCGGCGGCCGGCGTCGCACCGCGCATCATGGGCATCGGCCCCGTGCCGGCGGTGCGCAAGGTGCTGCAGCGCGCCGGGCTGGAACTCGGGCAGATGGACGTGATCGAGCTGAACGAGGCCTTCGCGGCGCAGGGGTTAGCCGTGCTGCGCGAGCTCGGCCTGCCGGACGATGCCCCGCAGGTGAACCCGAATGGCGGCGCGATCGCGCTCGGCCATCCCTTGGGCGCGAGCGGCGCCCGGCTGGCGACGACGGCGATGTGGCAACTCCAGCGCACCGGTGGGCGTTTCGCCTTGTGCACGATGTGCGTCGGCGTGGGGCAAGGGATTGCAGTGATCCTCGAGCGCGTCTGA
- a CDS encoding NAD(P)/FAD-dependent oxidoreductase encodes MSDHNSASEVVIVGGGIYGTSLAYQLAKSGRSVTLLEAAEIAGGASGGPGERGVRANGRDLRELPVCAVAQQLWVDYQAKFEGGVGYRRVGGLKIYDVSYGHREHEVRGRMEATAAAQSSLGSPSEVLSRDETLAREPELAPGILGAIWCPHDGVGDHTLATRQFAKEAAKAGAVIRTGAKVAEIVQARGIATAVKLASGEIIPVGSRLVVVANAGAEALLKPVLKPHELGPVWNLMPQMHFVSNPLNKTINHLLSHAHRRLAVKQLPDGVIMLSGGAHVGYTPEGLWKGSLSSMTQNVTDALLTLPFIDNSSFLSADASRVETVAVDQVPLIGQAEAVSNLIYGYGWSGHGFAISLGFTKLLADWIKTDEKPEALEPFSPLRFHKPAELLKAAALGRAAA; translated from the coding sequence ATGTCCGATCATAATAGCGCCTCCGAGGTCGTCATCGTTGGCGGCGGCATCTATGGGACGAGCCTGGCCTACCAGCTCGCGAAATCCGGCCGCAGCGTCACTCTGCTTGAAGCTGCCGAGATCGCCGGTGGTGCCTCGGGGGGTCCCGGCGAGCGCGGCGTGCGCGCCAATGGTCGCGATCTGCGTGAGTTGCCGGTCTGTGCTGTCGCCCAGCAGCTGTGGGTGGATTATCAGGCGAAGTTCGAGGGCGGGGTCGGCTACCGGCGCGTCGGCGGTCTCAAGATCTATGACGTATCCTACGGCCATCGCGAGCATGAGGTGCGCGGGCGCATGGAGGCGACGGCGGCTGCGCAGTCGAGTCTCGGCTCGCCGTCCGAAGTTCTTTCGCGTGACGAGACGTTGGCGCGCGAGCCCGAGCTCGCTCCCGGCATCCTTGGCGCGATCTGGTGCCCCCATGACGGCGTTGGCGACCACACCCTTGCGACGCGCCAGTTCGCCAAGGAGGCCGCCAAGGCTGGTGCCGTCATCCGCACCGGCGCCAAGGTCGCCGAGATCGTGCAGGCGCGCGGTATAGCAACGGCCGTGAAGCTCGCGAGCGGAGAGATAATTCCGGTCGGCTCGCGGCTGGTCGTCGTCGCCAACGCCGGTGCCGAGGCCCTGCTGAAGCCAGTTCTGAAGCCGCATGAACTTGGCCCTGTCTGGAACCTCATGCCGCAGATGCATTTCGTCTCAAATCCGCTGAACAAGACGATCAACCATCTGCTCTCCCACGCTCATCGCCGCCTTGCCGTGAAGCAGCTTCCCGACGGTGTGATCATGCTCTCGGGTGGAGCCCATGTCGGCTACACGCCGGAAGGGCTGTGGAAGGGTTCGCTGAGTTCGATGACGCAGAACGTCACCGACGCGCTTCTCACGCTACCCTTCATCGACAATTCCAGTTTCCTGAGCGCCGATGCATCGCGGGTGGAGACCGTCGCCGTCGATCAGGTTCCGCTGATCGGACAGGCGGAGGCGGTGTCGAATTTGATCTACGGTTATGGCTGGTCGGGCCACGGCTTCGCGATCTCGCTCGGCTTCACCAAGCTGTTGGCCGATTGGATCAAGACGGACGAGAAGCCGGAAGCGCTGGAGCCGTTCTCGCCGTTGCGCTTCCACAAGCCGGCCGAACTGCTCAAAGCCGCAGCTCTGGGCCGCGCAGCGGCCTGA
- a CDS encoding succinylglutamate desuccinylase/aspartoacylase domain-containing protein, producing MLTDFDAARPGKSVYDLGPVAGSLDGVEGEILCCINNGEGPSVLLLGGIHGDEYEAQIVLRRLAERLEPADVTGRVIIIPALNFPAAQKGKRLSPFDGQNMNRCFPGKEDGTPTERLCAFVTKRLFPAVDLLIDVHAGGGDVSVVPMVFGFATAKSMVDDARLNLLMEAWGYRFVQHVDGIDETACGAAKLADLASIEVEGGGGRMKPAELAIMEEGLLRALANFGAIEPQLEPSAFTGVHFTAGPEGQYLAPFSALVEHCMSLGDHVEKGQCVARLHPTSGRSAAAVEVAAPRTGYILRQTEHAFAAKGQLVGNIGSLLRR from the coding sequence ATGCTCACCGACTTCGACGCTGCCCGCCCCGGCAAATCCGTTTACGATCTCGGCCCGGTCGCGGGTTCATTGGATGGGGTCGAGGGTGAAATCCTCTGCTGCATCAACAATGGCGAAGGGCCTTCTGTACTGCTCCTCGGCGGCATCCATGGCGATGAGTACGAGGCCCAGATCGTACTGCGCCGGCTGGCCGAACGTCTGGAGCCCGCAGACGTCACCGGACGCGTCATCATCATTCCCGCGCTCAATTTCCCAGCAGCGCAAAAAGGCAAGCGCCTCTCCCCCTTCGACGGCCAGAACATGAACCGTTGTTTCCCCGGCAAGGAGGACGGCACGCCGACGGAACGGCTCTGCGCGTTCGTGACGAAGCGCCTTTTCCCCGCCGTCGACCTTCTGATCGATGTCCATGCCGGTGGCGGTGACGTCTCGGTGGTACCGATGGTGTTCGGTTTCGCGACGGCAAAGAGCATGGTCGACGATGCCCGGCTCAATCTGCTGATGGAGGCTTGGGGCTACCGTTTCGTCCAGCATGTGGATGGCATCGACGAGACGGCTTGCGGCGCTGCCAAGCTCGCCGACTTGGCCTCGATAGAGGTCGAGGGTGGCGGCGGACGGATGAAGCCAGCAGAATTGGCGATCATGGAAGAAGGCCTCTTGCGCGCTCTGGCCAATTTCGGCGCGATCGAGCCGCAGCTAGAGCCGTCCGCTTTTACCGGGGTGCATTTTACTGCAGGCCCTGAAGGGCAGTATCTGGCACCATTTTCCGCCCTTGTAGAGCATTGCATGTCGCTCGGGGACCACGTCGAGAAGGGCCAATGCGTCGCTCGGTTGCATCCAACCTCGGGCCGATCAGCGGCCGCGGTAGAGGTTGCCGCGCCTAGGACAGGTTATATTCTGCGTCAAACCGAACACGCATTTGCGGCCAAAGGCCAATTGGTAGGGAACATAGGAAGCCTGCTTCGACGTTAG
- the paaC gene encoding 1,2-phenylacetyl-CoA epoxidase subunit PaaC, producing the protein MSALAPSPAIAEFALRMGDSCLILGHRNSEWCGHAPALEEDIALANTALDLIGQTQLWLELTCEAEGKGRTSDQLAFLRDVSGYRNLLLVEQPNGDFGRTVMRQYLFDAWHLPLLKALMSSADARIAAIAEKASKEVAYHLERSADLVIRLGDGTKESHDRMQAAVDFLWPYTGEMFIADALDEELAASGLAPEPGSLKAAWQEHVGRTFADATLKAPEKSFAQKGGRRGVHSEHLGFILAEMQFLQRAYPGARW; encoded by the coding sequence ATGAGCGCCCTGGCCCCATCGCCGGCCATCGCCGAATTCGCGCTGCGCATGGGCGACAGCTGCCTGATCCTCGGCCATCGCAACTCGGAATGGTGCGGCCATGCTCCGGCCCTGGAAGAGGATATCGCGCTCGCCAACACCGCGCTCGACCTGATCGGCCAGACCCAGCTCTGGCTGGAGCTCACCTGCGAGGCCGAGGGCAAGGGCCGGACATCCGACCAGCTCGCTTTCCTGCGCGACGTCTCCGGCTACCGTAACCTCCTCCTGGTCGAGCAGCCCAATGGCGATTTCGGCCGCACGGTGATGCGGCAATATCTGTTCGACGCCTGGCATCTGCCGCTGCTGAAGGCGCTGATGAGCTCGGCCGATGCGCGTATCGCCGCGATCGCCGAAAAGGCTTCCAAGGAGGTCGCCTATCATCTGGAACGCAGCGCCGATCTGGTGATCCGCCTCGGCGACGGCACCAAGGAGAGCCATGACCGCATGCAAGCGGCTGTGGACTTCCTCTGGCCCTATACCGGCGAGATGTTCATCGCCGATGCGCTCGACGAGGAATTGGCGGCCTCAGGCCTCGCGCCGGAGCCCGGTTCGCTGAAGGCTGCCTGGCAGGAGCACGTCGGCCGCACCTTCGCGGATGCGACGCTGAAGGCGCCGGAGAAGAGCTTTGCCCAGAAGGGCGGCCGGCGTGGTGTCCATTCCGAGCATCTCGGCTTCATTCTTGCCGAAATGCAGTTCCTGCAGCGCGCCTATCCCGGTGCACGCTGGTGA